A window of the Hordeum vulgare subsp. vulgare chromosome 5H, MorexV3_pseudomolecules_assembly, whole genome shotgun sequence genome harbors these coding sequences:
- the LOC123452145 gene encoding F-box/LRR-repeat protein 17-like isoform X2, giving the protein MSSSSLPTKPPPPPRPKTRGSYNCGRCGQPKKGHVCNLPSPSPAPAAADAPSPSSSAGESRLRRALSFDDAPSSPEKKPRPDDDDGRTMDLGGRPVPVDFFLEVLRRLGPRGVLDAAAVSRAWRDCADRVWRVAEELRLRPAGAGLLAALLPRCAALSRLVLHMESDVDATMLSCLAFSCSSLEILEITMSDKASNNMTGEELSRFVSEKHSLSILKIGGCSNLGFLNLSSSSLNVLWLSDLYSLSESVISCPNMSELSLCFTQQSTDCTDLVSLMDGLGRSCPNLRNLHISSIQLSNEAVSALEGANLRGLCMLSLILGSKMTDAAVASIVRSCASLALLDLSGSSISDSGVGMIGKAFPHTLSRLLVALCPNITTSGIQAATVQLPLLQLMDCGMSLRSNSQNEKQGAYFGEINGRIRLCPKLPTLKKQPMRQKLIIKHDNLKKLSLWGCSAIDALYVKCPELIDLNLNSCTNLHAERLLLQCPNLKNVHAFGCQDMLIGAIRNQKLINRKNLMKQCVSTGV; this is encoded by the exons atgtcctcctcctcgctgcccACCaagccgcccccgccgccgcgcccCAAGACGCGGGGCAGCTACAACTGCGGCCGATGCGGCCAGCCCAAGAAGGGCCACGTCTGcaacctcccctccccctcccccgcccccgccgccgccgacgccccttccccctcctcctccgccgggGAGTCCCGCCTCCGCCGCGCCCTCTCCTTCGACGACGCGCCCTCCTCCCCCGAGAAGAAGCCCAGgcccgacgatgacgacggccgGACGATGGACCTGGGCGGCCGGCCCGTGCCGGTCGACTTCTTCCTCGAGGTGCTCCGCCGCCTCGGGCCCAGGGGCGTCCTCGACGCCGCCGCCGTCAGCCGCGCCTGGCGCGACTGTGCCGACCGGGTCTGGCGCGTCGCCGAGGAGCTCCGCCTCCGCCCGGCCGGCGCCGGCCTCCTCGCCGCGCTGCTCCCCCGGTGCGCCGCGCTCTCGCGCCTCGTGCTCCACATGGAAAG CGACGTTGATGCCACTATGCTGTCATGTCttgcattttcttgctcaagtttgGAAATTCTGGAGATCACCATGTCCGACAAGGCAAGCAACAATATGACTGG AGAGGAGCTCAGTCGATTTGTTTCAGAGAAGCATTCTCTCTCAATTCTCAAAATTGGTGGTTGCTCTAATCTTGGTTTTCTTAATCTAAGCTCTTCGAGCCTTAATGTTCTTTGGCTATCAGATCTTTACTCCCTTTCGGAATCG GTCATAAGCTGCCCTAATATGAGCGAGCTCTCCTTGTGTTTCACACAACAAAGTACTGATTGTACAGACCTGGTTAGTTTGATGGATGGCCTGGGTCGTTCGTGCCCTAACTTAAGAAATTTGCACATATCATCAATTCAACTATCTAATGAAGCCGTGTCTGCTCTAGAGGGTGCCAACCTCAG GGGCTTGTGCATGCTATCCTTGATTCTCGGTTCAAAAATGACAGATGCAGCTGTTGCATCTATCGTCAGATCTTGTGCAAGCTTGGCTTTGCTTGATTTAAGTGG ATCTAGCATCAGTGATAGTGGTGTTGGTATGATCGGCAAGGCTTTCCCTCATACTTTATCGAGGCTGCTCGTTGCTCTTTGCCCAAATATTACTACAA GTGGGATCCAGGCCGCAACAGTGCAATTGCCACTTCTTCAGCTCATGGACTGTGGAATGAGCTTACGTTCTAACTCGCAGAATGAAAAACAGGGGGCTTATTTTGGTGAGATTAATGGAAGGATTAGATTGTGCCCAAAATTACCCACCTTAAAAAAGCAACCTATGCGCCAAAAGCTAATCATAAAGCATGATAATTTGAAGAAGCTTAGTCTATGGGGCTGTTCAGCAATAGAT GCTTTGTATGTGAAATGCCCAGAGTTGATTGATCTGAACCTCAACTCCTGTACAAATCTACACGCAG agCGGCTGCTACTTCAGTGCCCAAACTTGAAGAATGTACATGCATTTGGATGCCAAGATATGCTGATTGGTGCAATCAGAAACCAG AAACTGATAAACAGAAAGAATCTAATGAAGCAATGTGTATCAACCGGAGTCTAG
- the LOC123452145 gene encoding F-box/LRR-repeat protein 17-like isoform X1, whose translation MSSSSLPTKPPPPPRPKTRGSYNCGRCGQPKKGHVCNLPSPSPAPAAADAPSPSSSAGESRLRRALSFDDAPSSPEKKPRPDDDDGRTMDLGGRPVPVDFFLEVLRRLGPRGVLDAAAVSRAWRDCADRVWRVAEELRLRPAGAGLLAALLPRCAALSRLVLHMESDVDATMLSCLAFSCSSLEILEITMSDKASNNMTGEELSRFVSEKHSLSILKIGGCSNLGFLNLSSSSLNVLWLSDLYSLSESVISCPNMSELSLCFTQQSTDCTDLVSLMDGLGRSCPNLRNLHISSIQLSNEAVSALEGANLRGLCMLSLILGSKMTDAAVASIVRSCASLALLDLSGSSISDSGVGMIGKAFPHTLSRLLVALCPNITTSGIQAATVQLPLLQLMDCGMSLRSNSQNEKQGAYFGEINGRIRLCPKLPTLKKQPMRQKLIIKHDNLKKLSLWGCSAIDALYVKCPELIDLNLNSCTNLHAERLLLQCPNLKNVHAFGCQDMLIGAIRNQVLNEFAAAEPHLPCKRLADGSKRVQLSQFPQEQLPEDKIWIGFKRSECIVHLDS comes from the exons atgtcctcctcctcgctgcccACCaagccgcccccgccgccgcgcccCAAGACGCGGGGCAGCTACAACTGCGGCCGATGCGGCCAGCCCAAGAAGGGCCACGTCTGcaacctcccctccccctcccccgcccccgccgccgccgacgccccttccccctcctcctccgccgggGAGTCCCGCCTCCGCCGCGCCCTCTCCTTCGACGACGCGCCCTCCTCCCCCGAGAAGAAGCCCAGgcccgacgatgacgacggccgGACGATGGACCTGGGCGGCCGGCCCGTGCCGGTCGACTTCTTCCTCGAGGTGCTCCGCCGCCTCGGGCCCAGGGGCGTCCTCGACGCCGCCGCCGTCAGCCGCGCCTGGCGCGACTGTGCCGACCGGGTCTGGCGCGTCGCCGAGGAGCTCCGCCTCCGCCCGGCCGGCGCCGGCCTCCTCGCCGCGCTGCTCCCCCGGTGCGCCGCGCTCTCGCGCCTCGTGCTCCACATGGAAAG CGACGTTGATGCCACTATGCTGTCATGTCttgcattttcttgctcaagtttgGAAATTCTGGAGATCACCATGTCCGACAAGGCAAGCAACAATATGACTGG AGAGGAGCTCAGTCGATTTGTTTCAGAGAAGCATTCTCTCTCAATTCTCAAAATTGGTGGTTGCTCTAATCTTGGTTTTCTTAATCTAAGCTCTTCGAGCCTTAATGTTCTTTGGCTATCAGATCTTTACTCCCTTTCGGAATCG GTCATAAGCTGCCCTAATATGAGCGAGCTCTCCTTGTGTTTCACACAACAAAGTACTGATTGTACAGACCTGGTTAGTTTGATGGATGGCCTGGGTCGTTCGTGCCCTAACTTAAGAAATTTGCACATATCATCAATTCAACTATCTAATGAAGCCGTGTCTGCTCTAGAGGGTGCCAACCTCAG GGGCTTGTGCATGCTATCCTTGATTCTCGGTTCAAAAATGACAGATGCAGCTGTTGCATCTATCGTCAGATCTTGTGCAAGCTTGGCTTTGCTTGATTTAAGTGG ATCTAGCATCAGTGATAGTGGTGTTGGTATGATCGGCAAGGCTTTCCCTCATACTTTATCGAGGCTGCTCGTTGCTCTTTGCCCAAATATTACTACAA GTGGGATCCAGGCCGCAACAGTGCAATTGCCACTTCTTCAGCTCATGGACTGTGGAATGAGCTTACGTTCTAACTCGCAGAATGAAAAACAGGGGGCTTATTTTGGTGAGATTAATGGAAGGATTAGATTGTGCCCAAAATTACCCACCTTAAAAAAGCAACCTATGCGCCAAAAGCTAATCATAAAGCATGATAATTTGAAGAAGCTTAGTCTATGGGGCTGTTCAGCAATAGAT GCTTTGTATGTGAAATGCCCAGAGTTGATTGATCTGAACCTCAACTCCTGTACAAATCTACACGCAG agCGGCTGCTACTTCAGTGCCCAAACTTGAAGAATGTACATGCATTTGGATGCCAAGATATGCTGATTGGTGCAATCAGAAACCAG
- the LOC123452145 gene encoding F-box/LRR-repeat protein 17-like isoform X3, whose product MSSSSLPTKPPPPPRPKTRGSYNCGRCGQPKKGHVCNLPSPSPAPAAADAPSPSSSAGESRLRRALSFDDAPSSPEKKPRPDDDDGRTMDLGGRPVPVDFFLEVLRRLGPRGVLDAAAVSRAWRDCADRVWRVAEELRLRPAGAGLLAALLPRCAALSRLVLHMESDVDATMLSCLAFSCSSLEILEITMSDKASNNMTGEELSRFVSEKHSLSILKIGGCSNLGFLNLSSSSLNVLWLSDLYSLSESVISCPNMSELSLCFTQQSTDCTDLVSLMDGLGRSCPNLRNLHISSIQLSNEAVSALEGANLRGLCMLSLILGSKMTDAAVASIVRSCASLALLDLSGSSISDSGVGMIGKAFPHTLSRLLVALCPNITTSGIQAATVQLPLLQLMDCGMSLRSNSQNEKQGAYFGEINGRIRLCPKLPTLKKQPMRQKLIIKHDNLKKLSLWGCSAIDALYVKCPELIDLNLNSCTNLHAERLLLQCPNLKNVHAFGCQDMLIGAIRNQLNHIFHASG is encoded by the exons atgtcctcctcctcgctgcccACCaagccgcccccgccgccgcgcccCAAGACGCGGGGCAGCTACAACTGCGGCCGATGCGGCCAGCCCAAGAAGGGCCACGTCTGcaacctcccctccccctcccccgcccccgccgccgccgacgccccttccccctcctcctccgccgggGAGTCCCGCCTCCGCCGCGCCCTCTCCTTCGACGACGCGCCCTCCTCCCCCGAGAAGAAGCCCAGgcccgacgatgacgacggccgGACGATGGACCTGGGCGGCCGGCCCGTGCCGGTCGACTTCTTCCTCGAGGTGCTCCGCCGCCTCGGGCCCAGGGGCGTCCTCGACGCCGCCGCCGTCAGCCGCGCCTGGCGCGACTGTGCCGACCGGGTCTGGCGCGTCGCCGAGGAGCTCCGCCTCCGCCCGGCCGGCGCCGGCCTCCTCGCCGCGCTGCTCCCCCGGTGCGCCGCGCTCTCGCGCCTCGTGCTCCACATGGAAAG CGACGTTGATGCCACTATGCTGTCATGTCttgcattttcttgctcaagtttgGAAATTCTGGAGATCACCATGTCCGACAAGGCAAGCAACAATATGACTGG AGAGGAGCTCAGTCGATTTGTTTCAGAGAAGCATTCTCTCTCAATTCTCAAAATTGGTGGTTGCTCTAATCTTGGTTTTCTTAATCTAAGCTCTTCGAGCCTTAATGTTCTTTGGCTATCAGATCTTTACTCCCTTTCGGAATCG GTCATAAGCTGCCCTAATATGAGCGAGCTCTCCTTGTGTTTCACACAACAAAGTACTGATTGTACAGACCTGGTTAGTTTGATGGATGGCCTGGGTCGTTCGTGCCCTAACTTAAGAAATTTGCACATATCATCAATTCAACTATCTAATGAAGCCGTGTCTGCTCTAGAGGGTGCCAACCTCAG GGGCTTGTGCATGCTATCCTTGATTCTCGGTTCAAAAATGACAGATGCAGCTGTTGCATCTATCGTCAGATCTTGTGCAAGCTTGGCTTTGCTTGATTTAAGTGG ATCTAGCATCAGTGATAGTGGTGTTGGTATGATCGGCAAGGCTTTCCCTCATACTTTATCGAGGCTGCTCGTTGCTCTTTGCCCAAATATTACTACAA GTGGGATCCAGGCCGCAACAGTGCAATTGCCACTTCTTCAGCTCATGGACTGTGGAATGAGCTTACGTTCTAACTCGCAGAATGAAAAACAGGGGGCTTATTTTGGTGAGATTAATGGAAGGATTAGATTGTGCCCAAAATTACCCACCTTAAAAAAGCAACCTATGCGCCAAAAGCTAATCATAAAGCATGATAATTTGAAGAAGCTTAGTCTATGGGGCTGTTCAGCAATAGAT GCTTTGTATGTGAAATGCCCAGAGTTGATTGATCTGAACCTCAACTCCTGTACAAATCTACACGCAG agCGGCTGCTACTTCAGTGCCCAAACTTGAAGAATGTACATGCATTTGGATGCCAAGATATGCTGATTGGTGCAATCAGAAACCAG